A single genomic interval of Spirosoma linguale DSM 74 harbors:
- a CDS encoding hypothetical protein (KEGG: mca:MCA0315 hypothetical protein), whose amino-acid sequence MFKKIALSGLLLSLFSFPLLAQQTATPDAPAQTNTRMGRNRSMQHQMGDPATRAKKMTDRMTQALGLDQATSQKVYEATLARAQKVNAIQAGSDDNRAKQQALKANADEYKATLKNILTPDQFAKLDAMKDRMKHGRRGGNGNDSRE is encoded by the coding sequence ATGTTTAAGAAAATCGCTTTAAGTGGGCTGCTGCTCTCTCTGTTTTCATTCCCTTTACTAGCGCAGCAAACCGCTACGCCTGATGCCCCTGCTCAGACCAATACCCGTATGGGGCGCAATCGGTCCATGCAGCACCAGATGGGTGACCCGGCTACACGCGCGAAAAAAATGACCGACCGCATGACGCAGGCGCTGGGGCTCGATCAGGCAACCTCGCAGAAAGTCTATGAGGCAACACTGGCCCGTGCACAAAAAGTAAACGCCATTCAGGCGGGTTCGGATGATAACCGGGCTAAACAACAAGCTTTGAAAGCAAACGCCGACGAGTACAAGGCTACATTGAAGAATATTCTGACGCCGGATCAGTTCGCCAAACTCGACGCTATGAAAGACCGTATGAAACACGGTCGGCGGGGTGGCAATGGCAACGATAGCCGGGAGTAG
- a CDS encoding hypothetical protein (KEGG: pha:PSHAb0321 putative enzyme with ATPase activity), with the protein MKITGIEIGDYRQFKNIKFDFTYPKGHPKEGQPLEKVCFIGQSGTGKTTLLNVIWDFFQVLNDGHQLSANRFSIPSVSHYETFKASISVHAKIFDHEVSFGTQSLRSASDLYINNDKDIAGSSLDWIKSQPIDVHNAIKSYNKLCLYIDDSALNHVYNLTANRNDDNRAYIASTDEIFLSNEKRQEAIDRLSQSKTMAFRSFDGRYLWSYLLSDIEKYDESLKKVAIDLIQKNGSFSPNRLSESLNKWQTENPNPRIDIAKNCLNSILKDFFLEVDTEGTEALIVVKTKSGKQLSFNGISTGTKQLLVTAIPIYKSQINKGVVLFDEPERSLFPDIQRGLIDYYTSLASEAQFFFATHSPIIASAFEPCERFILSFDDNGEVQVKNGIAPIGDDPNDILRQDFGMSPLMLDEGVEQYRKYLDLVTQIKTESDINRKMELIAERSAIGNKYNFSVTSTDETN; encoded by the coding sequence ATGAAAATAACCGGCATCGAGATTGGCGACTACCGTCAGTTTAAGAATATAAAGTTTGATTTTACGTATCCCAAAGGGCACCCAAAAGAAGGACAGCCGTTAGAGAAGGTGTGTTTTATTGGGCAGAGTGGTACGGGAAAGACGACGTTGCTGAATGTGATTTGGGATTTTTTCCAAGTCTTAAATGATGGACATCAGCTTTCCGCTAATAGATTTTCGATTCCTTCAGTAAGCCATTACGAAACATTTAAAGCCAGTATTTCTGTACATGCAAAAATCTTTGATCATGAAGTTAGCTTCGGCACACAATCTCTTCGTAGTGCTTCAGATTTATACATAAATAATGATAAAGATATTGCAGGTAGTAGTTTGGATTGGATTAAGTCCCAACCTATCGATGTTCACAATGCTATTAAATCTTACAATAAGCTATGCTTATACATTGACGATTCTGCTCTTAATCATGTATACAACCTTACAGCAAATAGAAATGATGATAACAGGGCCTATATCGCTAGCACTGATGAAATTTTTCTTTCTAATGAGAAAAGACAAGAAGCTATTGATCGGCTATCACAATCAAAAACAATGGCCTTCCGTTCCTTCGATGGGCGTTACCTATGGTCTTATTTACTAAGTGATATTGAAAAATATGACGAAAGCCTGAAGAAAGTTGCGATTGACCTTATTCAGAAAAATGGCAGCTTTTCTCCGAATCGCTTATCCGAGAGTCTAAATAAATGGCAAACAGAGAACCCTAATCCTAGGATTGATATAGCTAAAAATTGCTTAAATTCTATTTTAAAGGATTTTTTCCTTGAAGTTGATACAGAAGGTACAGAGGCCTTAATTGTAGTAAAGACAAAAAGTGGCAAACAACTATCCTTCAATGGTATAAGTACTGGTACTAAGCAACTATTGGTAACTGCCATTCCTATTTATAAAAGCCAAATCAATAAGGGGGTTGTGTTGTTCGATGAACCTGAGAGATCTCTATTTCCAGACATCCAGCGGGGTTTAATTGATTATTACACCTCCCTTGCCTCTGAAGCTCAATTCTTTTTCGCTACGCACTCGCCAATCATCGCATCGGCCTTTGAGCCTTGTGAGCGATTTATCCTTTCTTTTGATGACAACGGCGAAGTTCAAGTTAAGAACGGAATAGCTCCCATTGGCGATGATCCAAATGATATTTTACGCCAGGACTTTGGCATGAGTCCTCTAATGCTAGATGAAGGAGTAGAGCAATACAGGAAATATTTAGACTTGGTTACTCAAATCAAAACTGAGTCTGATATAAACCGAAAAATGGAATTAATCGCTGAGCGTTCAGCAATAGGAAATAAGTATAATTTCTCTGTTACTAGTACGGATGAGACGAATTGA
- a CDS encoding GAF domain-containing protein (KEGG: mms:mma_0248 GAF domain-containing protein), with product MAETLILPQTSDRQAIYDSLIPQIAALVEGEPDLIANLANITAALKEAFGFFWVGFYLKKENQLVLGPFQGPIACTRIAFDKGVCGAAYTRQETILVPDVDQFPGHIACSSASKSEVVVPVFDRDGNVTMVLDVDSDQLNDFSEVDAKELEKIAGLIMTF from the coding sequence ATGGCTGAAACACTTATTCTCCCCCAAACTTCCGATCGGCAGGCTATTTACGATAGTCTGATTCCGCAGATAGCTGCTCTTGTTGAGGGCGAACCCGACCTGATCGCCAACCTGGCCAATATTACCGCTGCGCTCAAAGAAGCCTTTGGCTTTTTCTGGGTTGGGTTTTATCTCAAAAAAGAAAATCAATTGGTACTGGGACCGTTTCAGGGTCCTATCGCCTGTACGCGCATTGCCTTCGATAAAGGTGTTTGCGGAGCAGCTTATACACGTCAGGAAACGATTCTGGTGCCCGACGTTGATCAGTTTCCGGGACATATTGCCTGTAGCTCGGCGTCAAAGTCGGAAGTCGTAGTACCGGTATTTGATCGGGATGGCAACGTAACGATGGTGCTGGACGTCGATAGTGATCAGCTGAACGATTTCAGCGAGGTCGATGCTAAGGAACTGGAGAAGATTGCGGGCCTGATCATGACGTTCTAA
- a CDS encoding membrane-associated zinc metalloprotease (KEGG: pca:Pcar_1914 putative membrane-associated Zn- dependent protease~TIGRFAM: membrane-associated zinc metalloprotease~PFAM: peptidase M50~SMART: PDZ/DHR/GLGF domain protein) gives MEILVMAGQLILGLSILVGLHELGHLLAAKAFGMRVEQYFIGFPPKVWSIKRGETEYGVGAIPLGGFVKITGMIDESLDTAHLNAEPAPYEFRAKPAWQRLIVMLGGIIVNVIVGILIFVILAYKNGNTYLAAKDAKYGIVAYDLAKSIGLQTGDKIIKVNGKPITDFNEIRGSDVFLGDNSSYTIDRNGKIEDIFIPNDFVDKLADKKAAGQFIEPIEPFKVGELVPGQPAGKAGLKAGDVITSINGKPIRFYHEFTEAVKPLKNKALTLGINRNGQATTITMITTAEGTIGFYPEFLLPLTKQDYTFGEALSVGTAKAFQVVYDNIKGFGKIFRGEVSASKALSGPIGIAQNLFGGIWVWDRFWTVTGLLSMALAFFNILPIPALDGGHATILGYEIISGRKPSDRFLEGAQKVGMVILLGLMAFAIFNDVFKAVF, from the coding sequence ATGGAAATTTTAGTGATGGCAGGTCAGCTCATTCTGGGCTTATCTATTTTAGTTGGTTTACACGAGTTAGGACACCTGCTGGCGGCAAAAGCATTCGGTATGCGGGTGGAGCAGTATTTTATCGGATTTCCCCCCAAAGTCTGGAGTATTAAACGTGGCGAGACAGAATACGGCGTTGGTGCCATACCCCTGGGCGGCTTTGTGAAAATAACCGGCATGATCGACGAGTCGCTGGATACGGCTCATTTAAATGCCGAACCTGCCCCTTACGAATTTAGGGCGAAACCAGCCTGGCAGCGACTGATCGTGATGCTTGGCGGGATCATCGTTAACGTCATTGTAGGCATTCTGATTTTTGTGATTCTGGCCTATAAAAATGGCAACACCTACCTGGCTGCGAAAGATGCCAAGTATGGTATCGTCGCGTATGATCTGGCAAAGAGTATCGGCCTGCAAACCGGTGATAAAATCATCAAAGTGAACGGAAAGCCGATTACTGATTTCAATGAGATTCGCGGCTCCGATGTGTTCCTGGGCGACAATAGCTCCTATACCATCGACCGGAACGGTAAAATAGAAGACATTTTCATTCCCAATGACTTCGTCGATAAACTGGCCGATAAGAAAGCGGCCGGTCAGTTCATTGAACCCATCGAGCCGTTTAAAGTCGGCGAGTTGGTGCCGGGTCAACCGGCGGGTAAAGCGGGGCTGAAGGCAGGCGACGTAATTACGAGTATAAACGGCAAGCCAATTCGGTTTTACCACGAGTTTACGGAAGCGGTAAAACCACTCAAGAACAAGGCACTTACCCTGGGTATCAATCGGAATGGACAGGCCACCACCATCACCATGATCACTACGGCCGAGGGCACCATTGGTTTTTATCCTGAATTTCTGCTCCCGCTCACCAAACAGGACTACACCTTTGGCGAAGCGCTGAGCGTGGGTACAGCGAAGGCCTTTCAGGTCGTTTACGACAACATTAAAGGCTTTGGCAAGATTTTCCGGGGCGAAGTGTCTGCCTCCAAGGCCCTAAGTGGCCCAATTGGTATTGCGCAGAATCTCTTTGGCGGCATTTGGGTTTGGGATCGTTTCTGGACCGTTACTGGCTTACTTTCTATGGCACTTGCCTTTTTCAACATACTGCCGATACCGGCTCTTGATGGGGGTCATGCTACCATTCTGGGATATGAAATTATTTCGGGCCGTAAACCTTCTGATCGTTTTCTGGAAGGAGCCCAAAAAGTTGGCATGGTAATTTTGTTAGGCCTGATGGCGTTTGCTATTTTCAACGACGTTTTTAAAGCCGTTTTTTAA
- a CDS encoding putative orphan protein (KEGG: pha:PSHAb0058 putative orphan protein), whose translation MINFLLRSGFLLVLVGLLSGSTSVHEFHASVTQMQYNAKEHAFEISVRVFTDDFEKALAEATKTKVNLSGASKHDLIIEKYIEAHFVYTTAQRQIKPIKYVGYEVEADAHWIYLEMPYAEPFRGGTLKQNALMEVFDDQVNMVNVQYQGQKKTFVFRKSQPAQDISLDR comes from the coding sequence ATGATCAACTTTTTGCTTCGGTCAGGCTTTTTACTTGTACTCGTTGGGCTATTGTCGGGCAGCACGTCTGTTCACGAATTTCATGCCAGCGTTACGCAAATGCAGTACAACGCCAAAGAGCACGCATTTGAAATCAGCGTTCGTGTATTTACCGATGATTTTGAGAAAGCACTGGCGGAAGCAACCAAAACAAAAGTTAACTTAAGTGGAGCCTCAAAACATGACTTAATCATTGAAAAATACATCGAAGCCCACTTTGTGTATACAACTGCTCAGAGGCAGATTAAGCCAATTAAATATGTGGGTTACGAAGTTGAAGCCGATGCTCACTGGATCTATCTGGAAATGCCTTATGCTGAGCCTTTCCGAGGTGGTACATTGAAACAGAATGCGTTGATGGAAGTATTTGACGACCAAGTTAATATGGTAAATGTCCAGTATCAGGGTCAGAAAAAAACGTTTGTTTTTCGCAAAAGTCAACCCGCTCAGGACATTTCGCTCGATAGATAA
- a CDS encoding cell shape determining protein, MreB/Mrl family (TIGRFAM: cell shape determining protein, MreB/Mrl family~PFAM: cell shape determining protein MreB/Mrl~KEGG: pca:Pcar_1049 rod shape-determining protein MreB) — protein MGLFNFLTSDIAIDLGTANTLIIHKDRIVVDEPSIIAMDKVSGKVLAIGHKAMQMHEKTNENIKTIRPLKDGVIADFTAAELMIRGMIKMIDTGSKLFSPSHRMVICIPSGITEVEKRAVKDSAEHAGAKEVYMVHEPIAAAIGIGIDITQPNGTMIVDIGGGTTEIAVIALSGIVCEQSIRIAGDVFTRDIVDYMRREHNLLIGERSAEQIKMEVGSALPELDNPPSDYEIRGRDLMTGIPKEIKVTYSEIAYALDKSISKIEEATMKALEISPPELSADIYTNGIHLTGGGALLHGLDKRLGAKTKLPIHVADDPLKAVVKGTGEVIKNLDMYRSVLIS, from the coding sequence ATGGGACTTTTCAATTTTTTAACCAGCGACATTGCTATTGACCTGGGCACGGCGAATACCTTGATTATTCACAAGGATCGGATTGTAGTGGATGAGCCTTCCATTATTGCAATGGACAAAGTCAGCGGGAAAGTGCTGGCCATTGGTCACAAGGCCATGCAAATGCACGAAAAGACCAACGAAAATATTAAAACCATTCGCCCCCTGAAAGACGGTGTTATCGCCGATTTCACCGCTGCTGAGCTGATGATTCGGGGGATGATTAAAATGATTGATACCGGCAGTAAGCTGTTTTCTCCTTCGCACCGCATGGTTATTTGTATCCCATCGGGTATTACGGAGGTGGAAAAGCGAGCTGTTAAGGACTCCGCCGAACACGCCGGTGCCAAAGAGGTATACATGGTGCATGAGCCCATTGCTGCCGCTATTGGTATTGGGATTGACATTACCCAGCCCAACGGAACGATGATTGTTGACATCGGGGGCGGTACTACCGAGATTGCCGTCATCGCGCTGTCGGGTATTGTTTGTGAGCAATCTATCCGCATTGCCGGTGACGTGTTCACCCGCGATATTGTCGATTATATGCGTCGGGAACATAACCTGCTCATCGGCGAACGCTCGGCTGAGCAAATCAAAATGGAAGTAGGATCGGCCCTGCCCGAACTCGACAATCCGCCTTCCGATTACGAAATCCGGGGTCGCGATTTGATGACCGGTATTCCGAAAGAAATCAAAGTTACGTACAGCGAAATTGCGTACGCCCTCGATAAATCCATCTCTAAGATCGAAGAGGCTACAATGAAGGCTCTTGAGATTTCGCCACCGGAGCTATCGGCCGATATTTATACGAATGGCATCCACCTGACGGGTGGTGGTGCGCTGCTGCATGGTCTCGACAAGCGGCTGGGTGCTAAAACCAAATTGCCGATCCACGTGGCCGATGACCCCCTCAAAGCCGTCGTAAAAGGTACCGGTGAGGTTATTAAAAACCTGGATATGTACCGGTCCGTGTTGATTAGCTAA
- a CDS encoding Rod shape-determining protein MreC (PFAM: Rod shape-determining protein MreC~KEGG: mxa:MXAN_2645 rod shape-determining protein MreC): MGELVDFFVRSRNFILFVLLEVLCFYFIINTSNYWSVTYFNTSNRYAAQVLAWSNAANEYTSLRQVNADLALENQRLNAQLTKLLQSKPVAPAEYMADSAFADRFKFTAAKVVDNTTQFANNYITIDKGTDDGIRPGMGVISPTGVVGKVKVCNRHFSVITSILHSEFLVSSQLVKAKDIGSAKWDGGDPHLIKLNDISRYKPVSKGDSVVTSEYNSTFPPGILVGRVYSVGVQPNMTFHDITLNLATNFSTLSYVYVVENRLQGEQEQLEKQIENEK, encoded by the coding sequence ATGGGAGAGTTAGTCGATTTTTTCGTCCGTAGCCGAAACTTTATTTTATTCGTATTGCTGGAAGTACTTTGTTTCTACTTCATTATCAATACCAGCAATTATTGGAGTGTCACGTATTTCAATACGTCGAATCGGTATGCGGCTCAGGTACTGGCCTGGTCGAACGCGGCCAATGAATACACGAGTCTTCGTCAGGTTAATGCCGATCTAGCCCTGGAAAACCAGCGGCTCAACGCTCAGCTAACGAAGCTCCTTCAAAGTAAGCCAGTGGCTCCGGCAGAATATATGGCCGACTCGGCATTTGCTGACCGATTTAAGTTTACGGCCGCTAAAGTTGTCGATAACACTACACAGTTTGCCAACAATTACATTACCATCGATAAAGGCACTGACGATGGTATCCGGCCGGGTATGGGTGTTATCTCGCCAACGGGTGTAGTAGGTAAGGTGAAAGTATGTAATCGACATTTTTCGGTGATCACCTCTATTCTTCATTCCGAGTTTCTAGTATCATCACAGCTTGTAAAAGCTAAAGATATTGGCTCTGCCAAATGGGATGGCGGTGACCCGCACTTGATAAAACTGAACGATATTTCGCGCTACAAGCCTGTCAGCAAAGGAGACTCCGTTGTGACCTCGGAATACAATTCAACCTTCCCTCCCGGAATTTTAGTCGGCCGTGTCTATTCGGTTGGTGTCCAGCCCAATATGACGTTTCATGACATCACGCTTAATCTGGCGACGAATTTCAGTACCTTATCGTATGTATATGTTGTCGAAAATCGCCTTCAGGGCGAACAGGAACAGTTAGAAAAACAAATTGAAAACGAAAAATAG
- a CDS encoding GH3 auxin-responsive promoter (PFAM: GH3 auxin-responsive promoter~KEGG: afr:AFE_0805 auxin-responsive GH3-related protein): MGIRSILSKPLAKFVVERQRAWMYQPAEAQQRCFQQLMAGGRETVFGKDHRLKDVNTVQEFRQAVPVRDYEDLKPYIEQILSGGTDVLWQGKPLYFAKTSGTTSGTKYIPITRDSIPNHINSARDALLNYINETGNSAFLDKKLIFLSGSPELTQKAGINIGRLSGIANHHVPAYLRTNQLPSYETNVIEDWETKLERIIDETITQPMSLISGIPPWVQMYFDRIQQRTGKLIKDVFPDFSVFVYGGVNFEPYRAKLFESIGKRIDSIETYPASEGFIAFQDSQTEEGLLLLADSGIFFEFIAADEYFTENPRRLTIEEVELGKNYAVIINNNAGLWGYSLGDTVKFVSREPYRLLVTGRIKHFISAFGEHVIGEEVEKALKDAMQKHPETEVVEFTVAPMVSPKEGLPYHEWLIEFATPPHDPTAFARDVDNRLTELNVYYDDLITGSILQPLKLTSLPRGAFQQYMKSQGKLGGQNKVPRLANDRKLADGLAGVMKNV; encoded by the coding sequence ATGGGAATCCGTTCAATCCTGAGTAAGCCATTAGCCAAATTTGTCGTAGAGCGGCAACGTGCCTGGATGTATCAACCGGCTGAAGCTCAGCAGCGCTGTTTTCAGCAATTGATGGCCGGTGGCCGTGAAACCGTTTTTGGCAAAGATCATCGATTAAAGGACGTAAACACGGTTCAGGAGTTTCGGCAGGCGGTCCCGGTTCGGGATTATGAAGACCTGAAACCATATATTGAACAGATTTTATCTGGCGGTACGGATGTACTTTGGCAAGGGAAGCCCCTGTATTTCGCCAAAACATCCGGCACCACATCCGGTACTAAATACATTCCAATTACCCGCGACTCGATCCCCAATCATATCAATTCGGCCCGCGACGCGCTGTTGAATTACATTAATGAAACGGGAAACAGTGCGTTTCTGGATAAAAAATTAATTTTTTTATCGGGCAGTCCCGAACTGACCCAGAAAGCAGGCATAAACATCGGACGGCTTTCGGGTATTGCCAACCACCACGTACCGGCCTACCTCCGCACCAATCAGTTACCCAGCTACGAAACAAACGTCATTGAGGATTGGGAAACCAAACTCGAACGCATCATTGACGAGACCATCACCCAGCCCATGTCGCTGATTTCCGGGATTCCGCCCTGGGTGCAGATGTATTTCGACCGGATTCAGCAACGAACCGGCAAGTTGATCAAAGATGTTTTTCCGGATTTTTCGGTATTTGTCTATGGTGGCGTCAACTTCGAGCCGTACCGCGCCAAGTTGTTCGAAAGCATTGGCAAGCGTATCGACTCCATCGAGACGTACCCGGCTTCTGAAGGGTTCATTGCCTTTCAGGATAGCCAGACCGAAGAAGGCCTATTGCTATTAGCCGATAGCGGCATCTTTTTTGAATTCATTGCCGCCGACGAATACTTCACGGAGAACCCACGTCGGTTAACAATTGAGGAAGTCGAGTTAGGGAAAAACTATGCGGTGATCATCAACAACAACGCGGGTTTATGGGGCTACTCGCTCGGCGATACGGTCAAGTTTGTATCGCGGGAGCCGTACCGGTTGCTGGTAACAGGGCGCATCAAACACTTTATATCGGCTTTTGGCGAGCACGTTATTGGCGAGGAGGTAGAGAAGGCGCTGAAGGACGCCATGCAGAAACACCCGGAAACGGAAGTTGTGGAATTTACCGTTGCCCCAATGGTCAGTCCGAAAGAGGGTCTGCCTTATCACGAGTGGCTTATTGAGTTTGCCACCCCGCCCCACGACCCGACCGCCTTCGCCCGCGATGTAGACAACCGCCTAACCGAACTGAACGTATATTATGACGATCTCATTACGGGTTCTATCCTACAACCGCTCAAACTGACCAGCCTCCCACGCGGGGCGTTTCAGCAATACATGAAATCGCAGGGCAAGCTGGGTGGGCAGAACAAAGTCCCGCGCCTGGCCAACGACCGGAAGCTTGCGGATGGATTAGCAGGGGTAATGAAAAATGTGTAA
- a CDS encoding 1-deoxy-D-xylulose 5-phosphate reductoisomerase (KEGG: pca:Pcar_1915 1-deoxy-D-xylulose 5-phosphate reductoisomerase~TIGRFAM: 1-deoxy-D-xylulose 5-phosphate reductoisomerase~PFAM: 1-deoxy-D-xylulose 5-phosphate reductoisomerase domain protein), producing MTDIKKRHIAILGSTGSIGTQAVDVIKSHSDRFQVEVLTTNNNAELLIQQAVDLKPNVVVICNEDRYDQVFTALDPLGIKVYAGAKAIASVVQMDTIDMVLTAMVGYAGLLPTIKAIEAGKSIALANKETLVVAGELITQLAAQKGVNIYPVDSEHSAIFQCLVGEFHNPIEKIILTASGGPFRGKSSEFLATVTKAQALKHPNWTMGAKITIDSATLMNKGLEVIEAKWLFGLTAEQIDVIVHPQSIIHSMVQFEDGSIKAQMGLPDMRLPIQFALGYPDRLKSDFPRFNFMDYPSLTFEQPDLKTFRNLQLAFDALKLGGNAPCIINAANEVAVDAFLHDHISFLEISEVIELCLNKTTFVKSPTYEDYVQTDEETRRLALERIKSLV from the coding sequence ATGACTGACATAAAAAAACGACACATCGCCATCCTCGGCTCGACCGGCTCCATTGGAACCCAGGCCGTCGACGTGATAAAATCCCACTCCGATCGGTTTCAGGTCGAGGTGCTGACAACCAACAACAATGCTGAACTGCTCATCCAGCAGGCGGTTGACCTTAAACCTAATGTAGTAGTCATCTGCAATGAGGATCGCTACGACCAGGTGTTCACGGCACTCGATCCGCTGGGTATTAAAGTCTATGCGGGAGCCAAAGCCATCGCGTCTGTTGTGCAGATGGATACCATCGACATGGTCCTGACGGCGATGGTCGGTTATGCGGGTTTACTACCGACGATCAAGGCCATTGAAGCGGGCAAGTCCATCGCGCTGGCCAACAAGGAAACACTCGTTGTAGCGGGCGAACTTATTACCCAGTTGGCGGCTCAAAAGGGAGTTAATATTTACCCGGTCGATTCCGAGCACTCGGCTATCTTCCAGTGCCTGGTGGGCGAATTCCATAACCCCATTGAGAAGATTATCCTGACCGCTTCCGGCGGGCCATTCCGAGGCAAATCGTCGGAGTTTCTGGCAACGGTTACCAAAGCTCAGGCGCTTAAACACCCAAACTGGACGATGGGCGCTAAAATAACCATCGACTCGGCAACGTTGATGAACAAAGGGCTGGAGGTTATTGAAGCCAAATGGTTATTCGGGCTAACCGCCGAACAGATTGATGTGATTGTTCACCCGCAAAGCATCATTCATTCGATGGTGCAGTTTGAGGACGGTAGCATCAAAGCGCAGATGGGTTTGCCCGACATGCGTTTACCCATTCAGTTCGCGCTGGGGTACCCCGACCGGCTAAAGTCTGATTTTCCACGGTTCAACTTCATGGACTACCCATCCCTGACCTTCGAGCAGCCCGATCTGAAAACATTCCGAAACCTCCAACTCGCTTTCGATGCGCTCAAACTGGGCGGCAACGCGCCCTGCATCATCAACGCAGCCAACGAAGTAGCGGTCGACGCGTTCCTGCACGACCACATCAGTTTTCTGGAAATTTCGGAGGTCATTGAGTTGTGTCTGAACAAAACAACGTTCGTTAAAAGCCCGACTTACGAAGACTATGTTCAAACCGACGAAGAAACCCGTCGGCTGGCGCTGGAGCGAATTAAAAGTTTAGTTTAA